In one Oryza glaberrima chromosome 2, OglaRS2, whole genome shotgun sequence genomic region, the following are encoded:
- the LOC127761465 gene encoding uncharacterized protein LOC127761465 isoform X1 gives MAAAAEAVLFLLHHHLAFFGLRISPSVSAPSPRRRSAGEVALLAVVVIAALLTATTHAASATIESRPADALRSEVDELRLRVLHLESLLEENTKTLKSKANNLEENSNLIGTMEHDIEILMNKYESTKKSQSKSYPESNVKALEDEVQLLWRVVRKMNENADSIESLANGAEKRVESLSSEVKKMEGVIAEQWIQIRQLEQAFVLTKMMTSKVHQRSRLSETAYKWPGKDLVLKYFRNLHGTFLMGVSYTKSCFSHTYKHGRSFIQAMNRPYHEVSRFCKAICGQHIRDVDKPNVFFLGGSISRSCISAPYKQLKIFMLLAQNFHHKVQIFLQDAMRSNSYSRGFATEIITFCLAYFVVISPMWILWFLYSTRFGSKK, from the exons atggccgccgcggcggaggccgtcctcttcctcctccaccaccacctcgccttCTTCGGGCTACGCATCTCGCCCTCCGTCTCCGccccctcgcctcgccgccgctccgccggaGAGGTggcgctgctcgccgtcgtcgtcatcgccgcgctcctcaccgccaccacccATGCCGCGTCCGCAACCATCGAGTCGCGCCCCGCCGACGCCCTGCGGTCGGAGGTCGACGAGCTCAGGCTCAGGGTTCTGCATTTGG AATCTTTGTTGGAGGAAAACACAAAAACTTTGAAGAGTAAAGCAAACAATTTGGAAGAGAACAGCAATCTTATTGGAACTATGGAACATGATATTGAGATTTTAATGAACAAATATGAGAGTACCAAG AAATCTCAAAGCAAATCCTACCCAGAAAGCAATGTGAAAGCTTTGGAAGATGAG GTGCAGCTCCTCTGGAGAGTGGTCAGAAAGATGAATGAGAATGCTGACTCAATAGAATCCCTAGCAAATGGTGCTGAGAAAAGGGTTGAATCTCTGAGTTCAGAAGTCAAAAAG ATGGAAGGTGTAATTGCAGAACAATGGATCCAAATTCGGCAACTTGAACAGGCATTTGTGTTGACGAAG ATGATGACATCAAAAGTTCATCAAAGAAGCAGGTTATCCGAGACTGCTTATAAATGGCCTGGAAAAGATTTAGTCCTTAAG TATTTCAGGAATCTTCATGGCACTTTTCTTATGGGGGTATCATACACAAAGTCCTGCTTTTCTCATACATATAAACATGGCAGGAGTTTCATACAAGCAATGAACAGACCCTACCATGAG GTATCACGGTTCTGTAAGGCAATATGTGGCCAGCATATTCGCGATGTTGATAAGCCTAATGTCTTCTTCTTGGGTGGATCCATCTCCCGATCATGTATTTCTGCACCTTATAAACAACTCAAGATTTTCATGTTATTggctcaaaattttcatcataaG GTCCAGATATTTCTCCAGGATGCAATGAGATCCAATAGTTACAGTAGAGGTTTCGCAACTGAGATAATTACGTTCTGCTTG GCATATTTTGTTGTTATATCTCCAATGTGGATTCTGTGGTTCCTCTATTCAACGCGATTTGGCTCAAAGAAATGA
- the LOC127761465 gene encoding uncharacterized protein LOC127761465 isoform X2, whose product MAAAAEAVLFLLHHHLAFFGLRISPSVSAPSPRRRSAGEVALLAVVVIAALLTATTHAASATIESRPADALRSEVDELRLRVLHLESLLEENTKTLKSKANNLEENSNLIGTMEHDIEILMNKYESTKKSQSKSYPESNVKALEDELLWRVVRKMNENADSIESLANGAEKRVESLSSEVKKMEGVIAEQWIQIRQLEQAFVLTKMMTSKVHQRSRLSETAYKWPGKDLVLKYFRNLHGTFLMGVSYTKSCFSHTYKHGRSFIQAMNRPYHEVSRFCKAICGQHIRDVDKPNVFFLGGSISRSCISAPYKQLKIFMLLAQNFHHKVQIFLQDAMRSNSYSRGFATEIITFCLAYFVVISPMWILWFLYSTRFGSKK is encoded by the exons atggccgccgcggcggaggccgtcctcttcctcctccaccaccacctcgccttCTTCGGGCTACGCATCTCGCCCTCCGTCTCCGccccctcgcctcgccgccgctccgccggaGAGGTggcgctgctcgccgtcgtcgtcatcgccgcgctcctcaccgccaccacccATGCCGCGTCCGCAACCATCGAGTCGCGCCCCGCCGACGCCCTGCGGTCGGAGGTCGACGAGCTCAGGCTCAGGGTTCTGCATTTGG AATCTTTGTTGGAGGAAAACACAAAAACTTTGAAGAGTAAAGCAAACAATTTGGAAGAGAACAGCAATCTTATTGGAACTATGGAACATGATATTGAGATTTTAATGAACAAATATGAGAGTACCAAG AAATCTCAAAGCAAATCCTACCCAGAAAGCAATGTGAAAGCTTTGGAAGATGAG CTCCTCTGGAGAGTGGTCAGAAAGATGAATGAGAATGCTGACTCAATAGAATCCCTAGCAAATGGTGCTGAGAAAAGGGTTGAATCTCTGAGTTCAGAAGTCAAAAAG ATGGAAGGTGTAATTGCAGAACAATGGATCCAAATTCGGCAACTTGAACAGGCATTTGTGTTGACGAAG ATGATGACATCAAAAGTTCATCAAAGAAGCAGGTTATCCGAGACTGCTTATAAATGGCCTGGAAAAGATTTAGTCCTTAAG TATTTCAGGAATCTTCATGGCACTTTTCTTATGGGGGTATCATACACAAAGTCCTGCTTTTCTCATACATATAAACATGGCAGGAGTTTCATACAAGCAATGAACAGACCCTACCATGAG GTATCACGGTTCTGTAAGGCAATATGTGGCCAGCATATTCGCGATGTTGATAAGCCTAATGTCTTCTTCTTGGGTGGATCCATCTCCCGATCATGTATTTCTGCACCTTATAAACAACTCAAGATTTTCATGTTATTggctcaaaattttcatcataaG GTCCAGATATTTCTCCAGGATGCAATGAGATCCAATAGTTACAGTAGAGGTTTCGCAACTGAGATAATTACGTTCTGCTTG GCATATTTTGTTGTTATATCTCCAATGTGGATTCTGTGGTTCCTCTATTCAACGCGATTTGGCTCAAAGAAATGA
- the LOC127764751 gene encoding nicotianamine aminotransferase 1 → MHASCCCAPPESVSHTRRISYKYSGTSYPTRTTTTSSSAPEFTNKKQSTAMAPTTAAAAASSNGGGESDGSSKEWRLTAPTRGGAMAAAGDKMSIRAVRYKISASVDDRGPRPVLPLAHGDPSVFPEFRTAAEAEDAVADALRSGDFNCYPAGVGLPAARRAVADHLSRDLPYKLSSDDIFLTAGGTQAIEVVISILAQPGTNILLPRPGYPNYEARAAFNNLEVRHFDLIPEKGWEIDLNSLESIADKNTTAIVIINPNNPCGNVYTYEHLSKVAEVARKLGILVITDEVYGNLVFGSSPFVPMGCFGHIVPILTIGSLSKRWIVPGWRLGWVAICDPKKTLQETKIATLITNFLNVSTDPATFIQGALPNILKNTKEEFFKRIIDLLTETSDICYRGIKDIKCITCPHKPEGSMFVMVKLNLYLLEGIHDDVDFCCQLAKEESVILCPGSVLGMKNWVRITFAIDSSSLLDGLERIKSFCQRHKKKNPLNYI, encoded by the exons ATGCATGCTTCATGCTGCTGTGCCCCACCCGAGTCCGTGTCCCACACCCGTAGAATCTCCTACAAATATAGCGGCACTAGCTATCCAacgcgcaccaccaccacctcctcctctgcaCCGGAATTCACCAACAAAAAACAGAGCACGGCCATGgcaccgacgacggcggcggcggcggcgagcagcaacggcggcggcgagagcgacggcagcagcaaGGAGTGGAGGCtgacggcgccgacgaggggcggcgcgatggcggcggcgggggacaaGATGAGCATCCGGGCGGTGCGGTACAAGATCAGCGCCAGCGTCGACGACCGCGGCCCGCGCCCCGTCCTGCCGCTCGCCCACGGCGACCCCTCCGTGTTCCCCGAGTtccgcaccgccgccgaggccgaggacgccgtcgccgacgcgctcCGCTCCGGCGACTTCAACTGCTACCCCGCCGGCGtcggcctccccgccgcgcgACG TGCTGTGGCAGATCATTTGTCACGCGACCTCCCATACAAGCTATCTTCTGATGACATCTTCCTAACCGCTGGAGGAACTCAGGCCATCGAGGTCGTAATCTCAATCCTTGCCCAACCTGGCACAAACATATTGCTTCCTAGACCAGGCTACCCAAACTATGAAGCTCGAGCCGCGTTCAACAACCTTGAAGTTCGTCATTTTGATCTTATTCCTGAGAAGGGCTGGGAGATTGACCTTAACTCCCTAGAATCTATTGCGGACAAGAACACTACTGCGATAGTCATCATAAATCCCAATAATCCATGCGGGAATGTGTACACTTACGAGCATTTATCCAAG GTGGCAGAGGTAGCAAGGAAGCTTGGGATATTGGTAATTACTGATGAGGTGTATGGTAATTTGGTTTTTGGGAGTTCCCCATTTGTCCCAATGGGTTGCTTTGGGCACATCGTACCAATATTAACCATAGGATCGCTATCAAAGAGGTGGATAGTGCCGGGATGGCGACTTGGTTGGGTAGCAATATGTGACCCCAAGAAGACTCTACAAGAAACCAag ATTGCAACATTAATTACTAATTTCCTTAATGTTTCAACTGATCCAGCAACTTTCATTCAG GGAGCTCTACCGAATATTCTTAAGAATACCAAGGAAGAATTCTTTAAGAGGATAATTGATTTGCTTACGGAAACATCAGATATTTGCTATAGAGGAATAAAGGATATTAAATGCATCACTTGTCCTCACAAGCCCGAAGGATCCATGTTTGTGATG GTGAAATTGAACCTATATCTTTTGGAGGGAATCCATGATGATGTTGATTTTTGTTGCCAACTTGCGAAAGAAGAGTCGGTGATTCTTTGCCCAG GGAGTGTGCTGGGAATGAAGAATTGGGTTCGCATTACTTTTGCTATTGATTCATCTTCTCTCCTGGATGGTCTTGAGAGGATCAAATCCTTCTGCCAAAGGCACAAGAAGAAAAACCCTTTAAATTATATCTAG